The following coding sequences are from one Triticum dicoccoides isolate Atlit2015 ecotype Zavitan chromosome 4A, WEW_v2.0, whole genome shotgun sequence window:
- the LOC119286301 gene encoding uncharacterized protein At1g76070-like translates to MATSTSRDRGGYPPDSTRLRIGDDIAWADVGGVYDRDDSLKENTNPKCLLKAHNPSAPGQHHHHHHNGAASQRFSGNLKPTAAPIIGLSGKLGQGGARRTHQQHPPAMFPKKAKTGGGGRNPRPAVPEDEPSSPKVSCIGKVLSERERARRRPRPPPSERPPSGCCPGLGFLMRRSRSRKSAVESVDWSPPPPPPAARRREAKAAETEEAAPAPAPGLGGVMRFASGRRAADWAAQMEVDDRVAKSGPL, encoded by the coding sequence ATGGCGACGTCAACTTCGCGCGACCGCGGCGGCTACCCGCCGGACTCGACGCGGCTGCGCATCGGCGACGACATCGCCTGGGCGGACGTCGGCGGCGTCTACGACCGCGACGACTCCCTCAAGGAGAACACCAACCCCAAGTGCCTGCTCAAGGCCCACAACCCGAGCGCGCCcggccagcaccaccaccaccaccacaacggCGCCGCGTCGCAGCGCTTCTCCGGGAACCTGAAGCCCACGGCGGCGCCCATCATCGGCCTCTCCGGGAAGCTCGGCCAGGGCGGCGCGCGGCGGACCCACCAGCAGCACCCGCCCGCCATGTTCCCCAAGAAGGCCAagaccggcggcggcggccgcaACCCGAGGCCCGCCGTCCCGGAGGACGAGCCCAGCTCCCCCAAGGTCTCGTGCATCGGGAAGGTGCTCTCCGAGCGCGAGAGGGCGCGGCGCAGGCCTCGCCCGCCCCCCTCGGAGCGCCCTCCTTCCGGCTGCTGCCCTGGACTCGGCTTCCTCATGCGCCGCAGCCGCTCGCGGAAGAGCGCCGTGGAGAGCGTCGACTGGTCCCCGCCTCCCCCGCCACCGGCAGCGAGGCGGAGGGAGGCGAAGGCGGCCGAGACGGAGGAggccgcgccggcgccggcgcccgggCTGGGAGGGGTCATGCGGTTCGCGTCGGGGAGGCGGGCGGCGGATTGGGCGGCCCAGATGGAGGTGGACGACCGCGTGGCGAAATCCGGGCCGTTGTAG
- the LOC119286300 gene encoding alpha carbonic anhydrase 1, chloroplastic-like: MVPAMASRRAVLVMVVAVAAASSVAADDPDYSYVSGTKLGPENWAKLSPKYSACNGGAAARKQSPIDIVTKSAVPKPDLDPLTRTYVATDATLINNGKEISMTFNGKPGGVTIGGKAFSLKKLRWKTPSEHTINGKRHPVEVQLVHESDAGSGELAIIAILYKVGAPDSFYFQLKRKLAELAADRCSYGEQDARVAAGLVHLRSLEKRTGSYFRYMGSLTAPPCAENVYWNVLGKVRQMTKEQIDLVTAPLPAAAKQNARPVQPLNGRVVTFYNPPNSTISFDM, translated from the exons ATGGTGCCGGCAATGGCGTCCCGCCGGGCCGTCCTCGTCATGGTCGTCGCCGTCGCGGCGGCGTCGTCCGTTGCAGCCGACGATCCGGACTACAGTTACGTGTCGGGGACCAAGCTGGGCCCGGAGAACTGGGCCAAGCTGAGCCCCAAGTACAGCGCCTGCAACGGCGGCGCTGCGGCGAGGAAGCAGTCCCCCATCGACATCGTCACCAAGAGCGCCGTCCCCAAGCCCGACCTCGACCCCCTCACCCGCACCTacgtcgccaccgacgccaccCTCATCAACAACGGCAAAGAAATCTCG ATGACGTTCAACGGTAAGCCTGGCGGCGTGACCATCGGTGGCAAGGCCTTCAGCCTCAAGAAGCTCCGGTGGAAGACGCCCTCGGAGCACACCATCAACGGCAAGAGGCACCCGGTCGAGGTCCAGCTCGTCCACGAGAGCGACGCAGGCTCCGGCGAGCTCGCCATCATCGCCATCCTCTACAAGGTCGGCGCCCCGGACTCCTTCTACTTCCAGCTCAAGCGGAAGCTGGCGGAGCTGGCGGCCGACCGGTGCAGCTACGGCGAGCAGGACGCGCGCGTGGCGGCCGGCCTGGTGCACCTGCGCTCGCTGGAGAAGCGGACGGGGAGCTACTTCCGGTACATGGGCTCCCTCACGGCGCCGCCGTGCGCCGAGAACGTCTACTGGAACGTGCTGGGCAAGGTGAGGCAGATGACCAAGGAGCAGATCGACCTCGTCACCGCGCCGCTGCCGGCCGCCGCCAAGCAGAACGCCCGGCCGGTGCAGCCGCTCAACGGCAGAGTCGTCACCTTCTACAACCCGCCCAACAGTACCATCTCCTTCGACATGTGA